From the genome of Candidatus Zymogenus saltonus:
TGCGAAGTCTCGGGTCGCCACCGCCATTATGGCCCTTCTCCTGGTAACGCTTTTGATCTGCTCTTTTGTAAAGAAGGGAAACTACCTTTTTATCCCCATACAGCGAGAAGAGATAAGGCCCGTTTTGAACTATATGAAGGCGCATTGGGAGCCCGGAGACGTCATATATACCTATCATGGCGCCATCCACCAATTTCTATATTACGCGCCGCGATACGGATTTGATGACGAGCCTGTTTATTCCGACTCACTTATCCGCAAGAATCCATATATATACTCCTTTGAGCTAAATAGAATCAGAGGCGAAAAGAGAGTCTGGGTCATATTCTCCCACATATACAGGGAGGAAACGATTGAGGAGATGAAAAGGAGCTATCTCGATCGTCTCGACAAGGCCGGAAGGAGGGTAGACTCCTTTAACAGCGTTGCCTCCTCGGTTTTTCTCTACGACCTTAGCGCTGATAAATAGACAAGTAACATCGGGCTTTTCCGGTTTCATTAAGAAAGTGACCGTTGGTTTCCCCCTTAAGCCGGAAAGAGAAATTGATAGTGATTGCAATCGACGGATCAATTATATAGAATGTTTTAGACTATTGAGGCCTGCGGCCGGTTTTCTGAATAAGATAGTGTTTAAATTAAATAGGTAGCAAATTATTTTTATCAATCCATTTTGAGGGGATTATTTTTATGACCAAACTGAAAATCGACAGGGACCTCCTCATGAGGTTTGAGAGGGGACTGGACCCCAGGAATCCCGAGGATAACGAAGTTCCCACCAAGGTTCTCGGATACGGCGAGATGTCCACGGTCTTCACCATAACTGGGGAGGGTCAAGGTGACCTCGCCTACAAGAGGATGCCCATCTTCGAGGACATGGAGGAGGCCGAGAAGTACAGGGCGGTATACAATGAGTACAACGACCTGCTGAACAAGATAGGCATCACGGTCCCCCCCTTCGATTCCGTCGTGATCGAAAACGACGACGGCCAGATCGTGATGTTCGGCGTCCAGAAGATCCTCGACCCCGCGTCAATCGCCCACAAGATCATCCACTCGATAACAGACGATGAGATCATGTTGTTGGTAAGGCTCATATTAAGGGAGATAAAGAAGACCTTCGATTTCAACAAGAAGAACAAGAAGCTCAATATCGTGCTCGACGCCCAGATATCCAACTGGGCGGTAAAGGGATTCGATCCCAAAAGGCCGAAGATCACCGAAAAGACCGAGTTCTTCTTCATCGACACCACGACTCCCCTCTTCAGGAAGGACGGCGTGGAGCAGCTCGATCCGGAGCTGATCTTGAGGGCGGCCCCCTCCTTTCTCCTCTGGATTGTCCGCCTGTTGTTTGTCGAGGACGTGATCTCCCGCTACTACGACTTCCACCTCTCGACGATCGACCTGGTCGCAAATTTCTACAAGGAACAGCGCTCCGACCTGATCCCCGCCCTCATCGACCTGGCGAACGATTTCTTTGAGACGGAGGCGAAAGACCTTAAAATAGAGCCTATCACCATGAAGAAGGTCAACAGCTATTACAGGGAGGACGTGTTGATATGGCGGCTGTGGCTGTTCTTCAGAAAAGTAGACCGCTTCATCAGGACGAAGATCACGAGAAAGGGCTACCCCTTTATCCTCCCCGGCAAGATAAAGAGATACTAAAGGGAAATTTGACCTCAAGGATTTTTTACGTAAGCGTCTCGACATCGGGGACGGGCCTTGTGTCCGTCCCCTGTTCATGTAATAACCTCCATCTCCCTTTTCAAGGGCCGTCTTCCCTCGCCCAACCGGAGACTCCGAGGGTCTAAAAGCGATGCCGATTTAGATGCACTTTTTAGATGAAACTTGCTATAATTATGCATATATATAGTGATACCGTTAAAGCAGATATGTAATTTGTTGTTTGCCCCCACGGAAGCACACCCTCTCCGACCGGAAGTTGAGTCACTCAAAATTACATTTCAAATAAACTGACTTCTTAATAAACTTGCTTTTCATAACTTGAGGAACTTGACAATGACAGAAGGGAAATCTCTAACTCATTTGTCTTATCGATCGGTCGTGGATGCAATAGAGGACATCTTGGGAAAAAGCGGTAAAAACTCCGTCCTGAACTTCGCCGGGTTGGGCTGGATGGTGAATAACCCGGTCGATTACGACCCCGAAGCCAGGGTCGCTTTCGATGATGTAACAAGGCTGTTTTACGGGGTCAGGGAGATCGTGGGGAATAAAGGATACGACATCATAATGTTCAGGGGGGGTGTAACCTCCGTAAAGAACATTGTAAAGCACTCCTTGCCCCTCCAAACCCTCATTACCATGAAATTAGACCCTATCGAAAAGCTAAAGTTGGGTTACCGGGCGTATATAACCAACGCAGGATACGATCCGGACAAGACGATGGAGCACTTCGGCGAGACCAGACAGATACTCATCCACAGGCCGGACTGCACGGAGTGTGAGATATACACCAAAGACAGTGAAAAACTAAAGGAATTCAAGGAGCCTTCCTGCTCCTTTATTAAGGGCATTCTGTATGAGATCGGAAACATCTTCAAGGAAACAAAGGTGGCGGTGAATGAGGTGAAATGCAGGCTGCTGGGAGATGACGAGTGCCTCTATAAGATAGATTACGAGATCATCGGATAGATTTCAGCAGCGTTTAATTGACCTTGCAGGTCATTCTAAAGACGAGCTTGGGGGATCGATTTTACAAAGGGGTCTGTTTCTAAACATCTTTTTGTGCCTGCCGCAAAATGGCGCTCGCTGTCTTCTTGAACCGATATGGATATTATCGGCAGGTCAAAGGAGGACAGGATGGCCCAAGAGGGAATGGTCTCCAACATCACAATGAGATGCTCCATCGACGCCATAACCGAGATTTTGGGGGAGAACGGGTGCAAGATAATCTTCAAGGGAGCCGGCATCCTTGACGTATTCGAGAATCCTCCCCCCTATGATTTCAATCCCTGTGTCACCGAGGGCAAGAGGGACAAAATGATTGCGGAGGTCGCAGATATTCTGGGACTCGAGGGCGCCCTGGGCGTTTGGAGACGCATAGGATTTACCGGAGCCAAATACGCGGTGGAGATAGGACACGTCCTTGACGACAAGGAGGGACTCGAACCGGACGAGAAGTTCCTGAAGGCCCTCGAGCTGTGGAGCCTCGCCACCAGCGAGGGGAGAATAGTCATGCGCGACGACGGAAAGGCGGATTTTGACGTCTTCAACTGCCTTACCTGTATAAATTACAAATCCAAGAGGCCGATCTGCGCAACAACCGCGGGGGCGCTCCAATACATGTCGGACTGGGCCTACGGCGAGAAAAAGTATATAGTAAGGGAGATCAAGTGCAAGGCGATGGGGGACGATACCTGTTACTATACTTTGACGGAACGGGATTAGCCGCACTTGATTAATGTCGTTGCCCCCGATTTTGAGTCTTGAGGAAATGACCCCCTCTAAAATGACACTTTAATATCAGCTGAAGACAGAAGATCAACAGTTTGCAAGGGGCAGGTCTCAAGAGCCGTCGCACCCCTTGAGCCTGCCGCTTTCCCCTGTCCTTGACTTTTGGCGCAATATCGACTATAAACTAATTAAAAACCTGTAAACATTTGGGAGTTGACCATGGAATCTGAGGCGTTAAATCTTAAAGAGAAGCTGAAGATCAAGGCGGTCAGGAACGTCAGGCGGGGATACGCGGAGGACGAGTCGGCGAGAGGCATGTACCGCCCCGGGATCACGCTGGACATACAGAGGTCGCGGCTGTTGACCGAATCGTACAGGGAGACCGAGGACGAGCCGATGGTGATGAGGCGGGCCAAGGGTCTCTACAACATCCTCTCAAAGATGGACATCTACATCCAGGACTGGGAGAGGATAGTAGGAAACAACGTATCAACGCCTGAAGGCCTCTACTTTCCCATAGACATGAACTGGCGCTCAGTAAAGAGGGTGGTCAGCGGAAAGGAGGGGGAGGGTCTCCTTGACGACGCCGGCAGGGAGGAGCTGGGGGAACTGGTCGATTACTGGCGCGGAAGATCGATGAGCGACATCCAGCAAAACACCTTCACCGGCGACGAGCTGAAGTACTGGCGGTACGAGGGGACCTTCATGTGGACGCACTGGTCGGAGCTCGGAATCCCGAACTACGAAAAGATATTTAGGGTAGGCCTCAAGGGTATCATCGAGGAGGCGAGGAACCGCCTCGACGAGCTTGACCGGATTGTGCCTCTCGATTACGTCGATCAGAAGGAGTTTTTGCAGGCCGTTATAATATCTCTCAATGCAGTGATAAAGTTCGCCCACCGCTACGCCGAGCTTGCGGTAGAATTGCTCCTTAAGGCCAAAGATCCCGAGGACAGGCGGAGGCTTGAAAAAATTCAAAAGAGTTGCCTGTGGGTGCCGGAGAATCCCCCGCGAAACCTGGTCGAGGCCCTCCAGTCCTTCTTCTTCATACACGTCGTTCGATACATCGAGTATTCCACGCTGGGAATCGGGATTCGGTTCGACAAGATATTCGGCCCCTACTACGAGAGGGAGCTGAAAGAGGGAGCGATCACGAGAGAGGAGGGGCTGAAGCTTCTTCAGTTCCTCTGGGTCAAGTTTCACGAGCTGGGGCTCGTTTACTCCCCCATGCTGACCGCCGTATACGGAGGCGTGGCGTCCCTTCAGGCGATCACCCTTGGGGGTGTGGACGAAAACGGGGACGACGTCACAAACGAGATGACCTATCTCGTCCTGGATACGGCCGAGAGCATGAAGACGCTGGAGCCGAGCATCGCCCTGAGATACCACGACGGGACGCCGGACAAACTCCTCTCGAAGACGATAGATGTGATTCGTACCGGTATCGGCTATCCCTCCCTCTTCAACGACAAGTCGATTCTCCCCACCCTTACGGGGTGGGACGTCCCGGAGAGGGACGCCAGGGACTACGCGATCACCGGCTGCGTCTACCTGGAGCTTCCGGGCAAGAACATAGCCAGGAGGGCCTACGGAGGGATCCTCTTGACCAAGTGCCTCTGGTGGGCCCTTCACATGGGTAAAAATCCGGACACCGGGGAGCAGTGGGGCGCCCCCACCCCCGACCCGAGGTCCTTCAAATCGGCCGACGACCTGATGGACGCCTATCTCGAGCAGGTGCGCTTCTTCTTCGGGAAACTCAACAAGATCGAGAACACCTGCCGTAACCTGTACGAAAAATACCTCCCCAGGCCATTCTACTCCGCCCTTCTGGACGGGTGCATCGAGAAGGGGATGGATTCGAGAAAGTGGGCTTATCCGTCGAGCGTCCACGACATCTGCATCATAATGGGCCCCACCAACACGGCCGACTCGATAACGGCGATCAAGAAGGTCGTCTTCGAGGACAAAAAGGTAACGATGGACGGGCTTATCAGGGCGATGGACAAGAA
Proteins encoded in this window:
- a CDS encoding 4-vinyl reductase yields the protein MAQEGMVSNITMRCSIDAITEILGENGCKIIFKGAGILDVFENPPPYDFNPCVTEGKRDKMIAEVADILGLEGALGVWRRIGFTGAKYAVEIGHVLDDKEGLEPDEKFLKALELWSLATSEGRIVMRDDGKADFDVFNCLTCINYKSKRPICATTAGALQYMSDWAYGEKKYIVREIKCKAMGDDTCYYTLTERD